Proteins encoded together in one Plectropomus leopardus isolate mb chromosome 19, YSFRI_Pleo_2.0, whole genome shotgun sequence window:
- the sncgb gene encoding synuclein, gamma b (breast cancer-specific protein 1): protein MDVLMKGFSMAKEGVVAAAEKTKAGMEEAAAKTKEGVMYVGSKTKEGVVSSVNTVASRTVDQANIVGDATVAGANEVSQATVEGVENVAASTGLVNQGEYGGMEQGGEGGEGY from the exons ATGGATGTACTGATGAAGGGGTTCTCCATGGCCAAGGAGGGGGTGGTGGCCGCCGCCGAGAAGACCAAAGCCGGCATGGAGGAGGCAGCAGCCAAAACCAAGGAAGGGGTGATGTATGTAG GCAGTAAAACAAAGGAAGGAGTTGTGTCATCAGTAAACACAG TGGCCAGCAGGACTGTGGACCAGGCCAACATCGTTGGAGACGCAACGGTTGCCGGGGCCAACGAAGTGTCACAGGCAACTGTGGAGGGGGTAGAGAACGTCGCCGCGTCGACCGGGCTGGTCAACCAG GGAGAATATGGAGGAATGGAACAGGGTGGGGAAGGAGGAGAG GGGTATTAG